A genomic segment from Neobacillus sp. YX16 encodes:
- the rsmG gene encoding 16S rRNA (guanine(527)-N(7))-methyltransferase RsmG: MNIEQFKAMLLEKGITLSDKQLDQFEKYFHTLVEWNEKMNLTAITEQGDVYLKHFYDSISAAFYFDFTQPLHLCDVGAGAGFPSIPLKIAFPHLEVTIVDSLNKRISFLNHLANVLKLEKVHFIHDRAETFGVNPSHRESYDLVTARAVARMSVLSELCLPLVKVGGHFVAMKAAHANDELSVGQKAISTLGGKLEQKFTFTLPMEESERNILVIKKEKQTPKKYPRKPGTPGKMPIE, from the coding sequence ATGAACATCGAACAATTCAAAGCTATGCTTCTTGAGAAGGGGATTACCCTTAGCGATAAGCAGCTAGATCAATTTGAGAAATACTTTCATACCTTGGTTGAATGGAATGAAAAAATGAACCTAACGGCCATCACTGAGCAAGGTGATGTCTATTTAAAACATTTCTACGATTCCATTTCTGCTGCATTTTACTTTGATTTCACGCAGCCCCTGCATCTCTGTGATGTCGGTGCAGGTGCAGGATTTCCAAGTATTCCATTAAAAATTGCCTTTCCTCATTTAGAGGTGACAATCGTTGATTCATTAAATAAGCGAATTTCCTTTTTAAATCATTTAGCAAATGTATTAAAATTGGAAAAGGTCCACTTCATTCATGACCGCGCTGAGACTTTTGGGGTTAATCCTTCCCATAGGGAGTCCTATGATCTTGTGACAGCGAGAGCCGTTGCAAGAATGTCAGTTCTTAGTGAACTTTGTCTTCCTCTTGTAAAAGTTGGGGGACATTTCGTCGCAATGAAAGCAGCTCATGCGAATGATGAGTTAAGTGTTGGTCAGAAGGCAATCAGTACACTTGGAGGAAAACTAGAGCAGAAGTTTACCTTCACTTTACCGATGGAAGAAAGTGAAAGAAATATCCTTGTGATAAAAAAAGAAAAGCAAACGCCGAAGAAATATCCGCGAAAACCAGGTACACCAGGTAAAATGCCAATTGAATAA